The following is a genomic window from Amaranthus tricolor cultivar Red isolate AtriRed21 chromosome 10, ASM2621246v1, whole genome shotgun sequence.
AGGGGATTCAGGAAGAAGGGTACCATCCCTATCTCTACATACCTCCGAACTTTCCATATCGGCCAGTATGTTGATATCAAGGTGAATGGCGCTATTCATAAAGGTATGCCACACAAGTTCTACCATGGTCGTACTGGCCGTGTCTGGAATGTTACTAAGCGTGCCATTGGTGTTGAGGTCAACAAACAGGTATAATACATCTGAAACctgttcttatttttatttgattttgctacTCAATTGTTTTTGTTTCTGGTGATTAACTGAATTTTGAtcgattttgtttttaaaaagatgtttcaaaatcattgttaaTCGCTTGATTTAGTGAGTTTTCTACGGTTTTAATTTTGGATGGTTTGTTTTATAGTTTAATGCTGTTGATATGAATGAATTTTTATGTGAGGTTCATGACGACATTTTTGGGTGTTCTTCTGCTTGCAATTAGGTTTTTGACGTTTTTGTATTACTGATTTTGGCTGCTAGAGTTTTGACTGTTAAATATCATCCACTTGTTAGTTGCTGGATATATAATGAATCTTGTGATTGATCTATCAATGATATTATTGTTTTGGGATGAGTTTGTTTCGGGTTTCATATTTCGGAGATGGCAGTTTTAGcgatatagattattttttcttCTGCTGTGGCCTATTACTCCTACTTCATATTGAATCCTACTATGGTTAAGGGATGACATTTCCTCTTGTGGAGAATTATTATTTCATTGTGGTAATCTGTTTTTGTTTTGAATGGAGACAAAATCATTGTTTAGTGTTTCATATTTCAGAGATGGCAGGTTATGTAATATAGATTTTTTCTTCTAGTGTGACCTATTATTCCTACATCATATTTGATCCTAATATGGTTAAGGGATTCCATTTCCTCTTGTGGAGAATTATTATTTCATTGTGTTAATGTGTTTTGGTTTTGAGTGGAGACAATATCATTGTATGGGGTTTAATATTTCAGGGATGGCAATTTTAGTAATGTAGATTTTTTCTTCTAGTGTGACCTACTCCTACAATATTAAATCCTCTTCTGAAGAAGTATTATTATTTCATTGTGTTAATGTGTATTGATTTATGTAGCTGACCCTATATCGTCCGGTCATCGTTTTTGTTGATGTTGTATGCTACTGTGTCATTTATTTGGTCTGAAATACTTGTCTCAATACGAACTATTTTTGTCAAAACCGTTCACATCTTCGCCATTAAAGAACCGAGAGACATAACTTAGGAAAAAGATGTCCAATGAGAATTAGCCTCATATTATATGAACATGCTTGCTCTTTACACTTTTCTTAAAGTATTTCAGACCAAAGATGAGACTAATTCAGACCAAAGATAAGACAAGAATTTCAGACCAAAGATGAGGCTAGTATTTTTGTGCGAATGTGTCATTTTGTCTGAAATAAGTGTCTCAATCAGAACTGTTTTTGTTAGAATTGTTGACTATTTCGGCTCTAAAAGAACCGAGATACTTAACAGGCAAAGTGAGTACTTTGAAAACTAGCACCATATTGCCAGGGGCCCAGGATTAAGGCTTGGCATTGTTCTTATTGATGTTGTGTGCAAATGTGTCATTTGGTTAAATACTTGTCTCAAGCATAATTGTTCCTGCcaaaatggttcaaaatttGGCTTGGAATATGAAGACTTATGATGCCAAATGAGTACTCTGAGAACTATGTTCTTAGACTAGCGGATGGTTTGCAATTATGCACTGTATTAATTTGCTGATGTGCTTGACAGGATTCATCATGAAAGTCTATTTATGTTTTGCTTGTTCTCACTGTATTATTGCACATATCTAGGTGGGCAACAGAATCATTGCCAAGAGGCTTCATGTCCGCATCGAGCACGTTCAATCGTCTAGGTGCCAGGAGGACTTTAAGCAGAGAGTAAAGAAAAACGACGAGCTCAAGGCTGCTGCTAAAGC
Proteins encoded in this region:
- the LOC130825099 gene encoding 60S ribosomal protein L21-1 — translated: MPAGHGLRARTRDLFARGFRKKGTIPISTYLRTFHIGQYVDIKVNGAIHKGMPHKFYHGRTGRVWNVTKRAIGVEVNKQVGNRIIAKRLHVRIEHVQSSRCQEDFKQRVKKNDELKAAAKARGEVISTKRQPKGPKPGFLVEGATIETVTPIPYDVTNDLKGGY